In the Fibrobacter sp. UWP2 genome, one interval contains:
- a CDS encoding PD-(D/E)XK nuclease family transposase: MDKNRKVIRKNPIPEAFRGKVYLDPTYDPAFKEFFGSEAALKDFLDGVLDLEGDDKIKTLRFRFEEPVEFRLPERKKVVFDIFATTGTGRFLNVEMQRLEHDFFIDRTILYKAFLLIKGKKKMENSPEFKALPADLQRRRRYQLPETVSIWICDFDLPHAEGEYLDEWALYSRISLKGGSARPLSEKNKYIFLSIPNFTKSADEVKGAVDVWLYLLNHARDGGELPDFGSGVVEEALERIRVDNAADELLSVQEKAMAHEEDYEIMLAGAKIRAQEEGHAQGHAQGLAQGHAEGLAEGRAQGRAEMAEFLRSKGVAESIIAEALAAK, encoded by the coding sequence ATGGACAAAAATCGAAAAGTAATTCGCAAGAACCCGATTCCGGAGGCGTTCAGGGGCAAGGTCTACCTGGACCCGACATACGACCCGGCTTTCAAGGAGTTTTTCGGCAGCGAGGCCGCCTTGAAGGACTTTCTTGACGGCGTACTTGATCTCGAGGGCGACGACAAAATCAAGACGCTTCGCTTCAGGTTCGAGGAGCCCGTGGAATTTCGCCTTCCCGAGCGCAAGAAGGTGGTGTTCGACATCTTCGCAACAACCGGGACGGGCCGGTTCCTGAACGTGGAGATGCAGCGCCTGGAACACGACTTTTTCATCGACCGCACTATCCTCTATAAGGCCTTTTTGCTTATCAAGGGAAAGAAGAAGATGGAAAATTCTCCAGAATTTAAGGCTCTTCCCGCAGACTTGCAGAGGCGACGCCGCTACCAGTTGCCGGAGACGGTATCTATTTGGATTTGCGACTTCGACTTGCCCCATGCCGAGGGGGAATATTTGGACGAGTGGGCGCTTTACAGCAGGATCTCCCTGAAGGGCGGAAGTGCTCGACCACTTTCGGAAAAAAATAAGTATATTTTCCTTAGCATCCCGAACTTCACGAAGTCCGCCGACGAGGTGAAGGGGGCCGTAGATGTATGGCTCTACCTACTGAATCACGCCAGGGACGGCGGTGAACTTCCGGATTTCGGCAGCGGAGTCGTCGAGGAGGCACTCGAGCGCATTCGCGTGGACAACGCGGCCGACGAACTTCTGTCCGTTCAGGAGAAAGCTATGGCACACGAAGAAGATTACGAAATCATGCTGGCTGGAGCCAAGATCCGCGCCCAGGAAGAAGGTCATGCACAAGGTCATGCACAAGGTCTTGCACAAGGTCATGCAGAAGGTCTTGCAGAAGGCCGTGCACAAGGCCGCGCAGAAATGGCCGAATTCCTGCGCTCGAAGGGCGTCGCCGAATCCATAATAGCCGAGGCGCTCGCTGCAAAGTAA